A region from the Caldisericia bacterium genome encodes:
- the rimI gene encoding ribosomal protein S18-alanine N-acetyltransferase, with the protein MEDIKIRPMTNRDIPEVVSIENLSYSAPWTRREFYAELNFNRFARYFVVEKNQKIVGYIGSWFFKDFVHITNVTVHPDFRNKGIGTKLMNYIIDLAKSRKVKKVVLEVRVSNT; encoded by the coding sequence ATGGAAGATATCAAAATAAGACCAATGACTAATAGGGATATCCCTGAAGTGGTATCCATTGAAAATTTAAGTTATTCTGCACCATGGACAAGACGTGAGTTTTATGCTGAGCTAAATTTTAATAGATTTGCCCGCTACTTTGTTGTAGAAAAGAACCAGAAGATCGTTGGCTATATAGGAAGTTGGTTCTTTAAGGATTTCGTTCATATCACAAATGTAACAGTTCATCCAGATTTTAGAAATAAAGGTATTGGAACAAAGTTAATGAATTATATAATAGATCTTGCAAAGAGTAGGAAAGTTAAGAAAGTAGTTCTTGAGGTGAGGGTATCTAACACTAT